The Streptococcus gwangjuense nucleotide sequence GGTCAAAAACCACTTATCACTAAAGCTAAAAAATCAATCGCCGGCTTCCGTCTTCGTGAAGGTGTTGCGATCGGTGCAAAAGTTACCCTTCGTGGTGAACGTATGTACGAATTCTTGGATAAATTGGTTTCAGTTTCACTTCCACGTGTACGTGACTTCCACGGTGTTCCAACAAAATCATTTGATGGACGCGGAAACTACACACTTGGTGTGAAAGAACAATTGATCTTCCCAGAAATCAACTTCGATGACGTTGACAAAACTCGTGGTCTTGACATCGTTATCGTAACAACTGCTAACACTGACGAAGAGTCACGTGCATTGCTTACAGGCCTTGGAATGCCTTTTGCAAAATAATATAGGAGGTAAATCTAATGGCTAAAAAATCAATGATTGCTAAGAACAAACGTCCAGCGAAGTTCTCTACTCAAGCTTATACTCGTTGTGAAAAATGTGGTCGTCCACATTCAGTTTACCGCAAATTTAAACTTTGCCGTGTTTGCTTCCGTGAATTAGCTTACAAAGGACAAATCCCTGGTGTAACAAAAGCATCTTGGTAATTTAAGATATCAAGGGCGTCAAAACTCCAAGTGAAAATAGGAAACTTGACGAAGAAACTGAAGTTTCTAGGAAAGTTTATCTTTTTCACACAGAGTTTAGCCCGGGTTCAGTTGGATTTGCCAATTTGAACACGAGCTACAGCTTTGGCAAAAAAGACCAATTTGCTTTGGAGCATCGCTCCTGCATCAAATTGCCTATTTTTGCTCGTGCTGTTACGCTCTTTGTATCATGTATTAACTAGCAAGTGCAACTTGCAAACTACTAGTAAGAGGAGAAAAACAAAATGGTTATGACTGACCCAATCGCAGACTTCCTAACTCGTATTCGTAACGCTAACCAAGCTAAACACGAAGTACTTGAAGTACCTGCATCAAACATCAAAAAAGGGATTGCTGAAATCCTTAAACGCGAAGGTTTTGTAAAAAACGTTGAAATCATCGAAGATGACAAACAAGGCATCATCCGTGTATTCCTTAAATACGGACCAAACGGTGAAAAAGTTATCACTAACTTGAAACGTGTTTCTAAACCAGGACTTCGTGTCTACAAAAAACGTGAAGACCTTCCAAAAGTTCTTAACGGACTTGGAATTGCTATCCTTTCAACTTCTGAAGGTTTGCTTACTGATAAAGAAGCACGCCAAAAGAATGTTGGTGGAGAAGTTATCGCTTACGTTTGGTAAAATCAAGATACAAAGCTCGTAAAGAACAAAGCAAAATTAGGAAGTTGGAGAAGTTTGTTTACAAACAAGCCAACTTATCTATTTTGCACAGTTCTTAGAGCGTGTTCAGTTCAGCTCTTGAACTAAATAAGTATCCGAACCCCGTGAAAACTGGCCGTTCTGGCCTGACAATTTAACAGGAGAAATAAACATGTCACGTATTGGTAATAAAGTTATCGTGTTGCCTGCTAGTGTTGAAATCACTAACAATGACAACGTTGTAACTGTAAAAGGACCTAAAGGAGAACTTACTCGTGAGTTCTCAAAAGATATTGAAATCCGTGTGGAAGGTACTGAAGTAACCCTTCACCGTCCAAACGATTCAAAAGAAATGAAAACTATCCATGGAACTACTCGTGCCCTTTTGAACAACATGGTTGTTGGTGTATCAGAAGGATTCAAGAAAGAACTTGAAATGCGCGGGGTTGGTTACCGTGCACAACTTCAAGGATCTAAACTTGTTTTGGCTGTTGGTAAATCTCATCCAGACGAAGTTGAAGCTCCAGAAGGAATTACTTTTGAGCTTCCAAACCCAACAACAATCGTTGTTAGCGGAATTTCAAAAGAAGTAGTTGGTCAAACAGCTGCTTACGTACGTAGCCTTCGTTCACCAGAACCATATAAAGGTAAAGGTATCCGTTACGTTGGTGAATTCGTTCGCCGTAAAGAAGGTAAAACAGGTAAATAATGTTGAGTGGTTGCTTCTCAACCAACAACTTATTTTCCAACTTTGTGCATAGCACACGATTTAAAACTAAAGAGGTGAAAACTGTGATTTCAAAACCAGATAAAAACAAACTCCGCCAAAAACGCCACCGTCGCGTTCGCGGAAAACTCTCTGGAACTGCTGATCGCCCACGTTTGAACGTATTCCGTTCTAATACAGGCATCTACGCTCAAGTGATTGATGACGTAGCGGGTGTAACGCTCGCAAGTGCTTCAACTCTTGACAAAGAAGTTTCAAAAGGAACTAAAACTGAACAAGCCGTTGCTGTCGGTAAACTCGTTGCAGAACGTGCAAACGCTAAAGGTATTTCAGAAGTGGTGTTCGACCGCGGTGGATATCTATATCACGGACGTGTGAAAGCTTTGGCTGATGCAGCTCGTGAAAACGGATTGAAATTCTAATAGGAGGACACTAGAAAATGGCATTTAAAGACAATGCAGTTGAATTAGAAGAACGCGTAGTTGCTGTCAACCGTGTTACAAAAGTTGTTAAAGGTGGACGTCGTCTTCGTTTCGCAGCTCTTGTTGTTGTTGGTGACCACAACGGTCGCGTAGGATTTGGTACTGGTAAAGCTCAAGAAGTTCCAGAAGCAATCCGTAAAGCAGTAGATGATGCTAAGAAAAACTTGATCGAAGTTCCTATGGTTGGAACAACAATCCCACACGAAGTTCTTTCAGAATTCGGTGGAGCTAAAGTATTGTTGAAACCTGCTGTAGAAGGTTCTGGAGTTGCCGCTGGTGGTGCAGTTCGTGCCGTTGTGGAATTGGCAGGTGTGGCAGATATTACATCTAAATCACTTGGTTCTAACACTCCAATCAACATTGTTCGTGCAACTGTTGAAGGTTTGAAACAATTGAAACGCGCTGAAGAAGTTGCTGCCCTTCGTGGTATTTCAGTTTCTGATTTGGCATAAGAAAGGGGATAAAATGGCTCAAATTAAAATTACTTTGACTAAGTCTCCAATCGGACGCATTCCATCACAACGTAAAACTGTTGTAGCACTTGGACTTGGCAAATTGAACAGCTCTGTTATTAAAGAAGATAACGCTGCTATCCGTGGTATGATCACAGCAGTATCTCACTTGGTAACAGTTGAAGAAGTAAACTAATGAATTTTTAGGGGATGTGCACTATACCATCCCCTAAAACTAGATATAGTCATCTATGATGACGTCGTATAGGCGAGTTGATGGGGGAGACAACCTTTTCTCCCTTATCGGCGCTAGCATTTTACAAAAGAGGAGAAAATAAAAATGAAACTTCATGAATTGAAACCTGCAGAAGGTTCTCGTAAAGTACGTAACCGCGTTGGTCGTGGTACTTCATCAGGTAACGGTAAAACATCTGGTCGTGGTCAAAAAGGTCAAAAAGCTCGTAGTGGTGGCGGTGTACGTCTTGGTTTTGAAGGTGGACAAACTCCATTGTTCCGTCGTCTTCCAAAACGTGGATTCACTAATATCAACGCTAAAGAATACGCAATTGTGAACCTTGACCAATTGAACGTCTTTGAAGATGGTGCTGAAGTTACTCCAGTTGTTCTTATCGAAGCAGGAATTGTTAAAGCTGAAAAATCAGGTATTAAAATTCTTGGTAACGGTGAGTTGACTAAGAAATTGACTGTGAAAGCAGCTAAATTCTCTAAATCAGCTGAAGAAGCTATCACTGCTAAAGGTGGTTCAGTAGAAGTCATCTAAGAGAGGTGACCTATGTTTTTTAAATTATTAAGAGAAGCTCTTAAAGTCAAGCAGGTTCGATCAAAAATTTTATTCACAATTTTTATTGTTTTGGTTTTTCGTATCGGAACTAGCATTACAGTTCCTGGTGTGAATGCCAATAGCTTGAATGCTTTAAGTGGATTATCCTTCTTAAACATGTTGAGCTTGGTGTCAGGGAATGCCATGAAAAACTTTTCAGTTTTTGCTCTTGGTGTTAGTCCCTACATTACGGCTTCTATCGTTGTCCAGCTCTTGCAAATGGATATTTTACCAAAATTTGTAGAGTGGGGTAAACAAGGGGAAGTAGGTCGAAGAAAATTAAATCAAGCTACTCGTTATATTGCTCTTGTTTTAGCCTTTGTGCAATCTATCGGGATTACAGCTGGTTTTAATACTTTGGCTGGAGCTCAATTGTTGAAAACAGCTCTTACTCCACAAGTTTTTATCATGATTGGTATCATCTTAACAGCTGGTAGCATGATTGTGACTTGGTTGGGAGAGCAAATTACAGATAAGGGATACGGAAATGGTGTTTCTATGATTATCTTTGCCGGGATTGTTGCCTCAATTCCAGAGATGATTCAGGGCATCTATGTGGACTACTTTGTGAACGTCCCAAGTAGCCGTATCAACTCATCTATTATTTTTGTAATCATTTTGATTATTACTGTATTGTTGATCATTTACTTTACAACTTATGTTCAACAAGCAGAATACAAAATTCCTATCCAATATACTAAAGTTGCACAAGGTGCTCCATCTAGCTCTTACCTTCCTTTGAAGGTAAACCCTGCTGGAGTTATCCCTGTTATCTTTGCAAGTTCGATTACTGCAGCGCCTGCGGCTATTCTTCAGTTTTTGAGTGCTACAGGTCATGATTGGCCTTGGGTGAGAACAGCACAAGAAATGCTGGCAACAACTTCACCAACTGGTATTGCCATGTATGCTTTGTTGATTATTCTCTTTACATTCTTCTATACGTTTGTACAGATTAATCCTGAAAAAGCGGCAGAAAACCTACAAAAGAGCGGTGCCTATATCCACGGAGTCCGTCCTGGTAAAGGTACAGAAGAATATATGTCTAAACTTCTTCGTCGTCTTGCAACTGTTGGTTCCCTCTTCCTTGGTGTGATTTCCATATTACCGATTGTGGCAAAAGATATCTTTGGACTTTCAGAAGCAGTTGCTTTTGGAGGTACTAGTCTTTTGATCATTATCTCTACAGGTATTGAAGGAATCAAACAATTGGAAGGTTACCTATTGAAACGTAAGTATGTTGGTTTCATGGACAGAACAGAATAAAAGTATTTACTGAGTCAGTAAATGCTGAGGGAGTGGAGGTTTAACTCTAACATTAGTGAGAGTTTGGTCTCCCCTCTTCTATTTTGTTTTTAAATAGGGGTGAAAAGACTTTTTGCTTCTATTTAAAAATAAAATAAGGAGATCAAATCATGAATCTTTTGATTATGGGCTTACCTGGTGCAGGTAAGGGAACTCAAGCAGCAAAAATCGTAGAACAATTCCATGTTGCACATATCTCAACAGGTGATATGTTCCGGGCTGCTATGGCAAATCAAACTGAAATGGGTGTTCTTGCTAAGTCATACATTGACAAGGGTGAATTGGTTCCTGACGAAGTTACAAATGGAATCGTAAAAGAACGTCTTTCACAAGATGATATTAAAGAAACAGGATTCTTGTTGGATGGTTATCCACGTACAATCGAGCAAGCTCATGCCTTGGACAAAACATTGGCTGAACTTGGCATTGAACTAGAAGGTGTCATCAACATTGAAGTGAATCCAGATAGTCTCTTGGAACGTTTGAGCGGCCGTATCATCCACCGCGTAACTGGAGAAACTTTCCACAAGGTCTTTAACCCACCAGTTGACTATAAAGAAGAAGATTACTACCAACGTGAAGATGATAAGCCTGAGACAGTAAAACGTCGTTTGGATGTAAATATTGCTCAAGGAGAACCGATCATTGCTCACTACCGTGCCAAAGGTTTGGTTCATGACATCGAAGGTAATCAAGATATCAATGATGTCTTCTCAGATATCGAAAAAGTATTGACAAATTTGAAATAAAGCGTTTTTCACACTTGCAAAAATCCGCTACAAATGTTATACTGAGATAGTCTGACTTATAATTGTTGTCTCTGTGTCTAGAGACATCGAATCGAAATTTATGGAGGTGCTTTTGCGTGGCAAAAGACGATGTGATTGAAGTTGAAGGCAAAGTAGTTGATACAATGCCGAATGCAATGTTTACGGTTGAACTTGAAAATGGACATCAGATTTTAGCAACAGTTTCTGGTAAAATTCGTAAAAACTATATTCGTATTTTAGCGGGAGATCGTGTTACTGTCGAAATGAGTCCATATGACTTGACACGTGGACGTATCACTTACCGCTTTAAATAATCGAAAAACTTGGAGGGATAAGAAATGAAAGTAAGACCATCGGTCAAACCAATTTGCGAATACTGTAAAGTTATTCGTCGTAATGGTCGTGTTATGGTAATTTGCCCAGCAAATCCAAAACACAAACAACGTCAAGGATAAGATAGAAAGGAGAAAACATGGCTCGTATTGCTGGAGTTGACATTCCAAATGACAAACGCGTAGTAATCTCATTGACTTATGTTTATGGTATCGGACTTGCAACATCTAAGAAAATTTTGGCTGCTGCTGGAATCTCAGAAGATGTTCGTGTACGTGATCTTACATCAGATCAAGAAGATGCTATCCGTCGTGAAGTGGATGCAATCAAAGTTGAAGGTGACCTTCGTCGTGAAGTAAACTTGAACATCAAACGTTTGATGGAAATCGGTTCATACCGTGGTATCCGTCACCGTCGTGGACTTCCTGTCCGTGGACAAAACACTAAAAACAACGCTCGCACTCGTAAAGGTAAAGCTGTTGCGATTGCTGGTAAGAAAAAATAATATAGGAGGTAAAAGTCTTGGCTAAACCAACACGTAAACGTCGTGTGAAAAAGAATATCGAATCTGGTATTGCTCATATTCA carries:
- the secY gene encoding preprotein translocase subunit SecY — its product is MFFKLLREALKVKQVRSKILFTIFIVLVFRIGTSITVPGVNANSLNALSGLSFLNMLSLVSGNAMKNFSVFALGVSPYITASIVVQLLQMDILPKFVEWGKQGEVGRRKLNQATRYIALVLAFVQSIGITAGFNTLAGAQLLKTALTPQVFIMIGIILTAGSMIVTWLGEQITDKGYGNGVSMIIFAGIVASIPEMIQGIYVDYFVNVPSSRINSSIIFVIILIITVLLIIYFTTYVQQAEYKIPIQYTKVAQGAPSSSYLPLKVNPAGVIPVIFASSITAAPAAILQFLSATGHDWPWVRTAQEMLATTSPTGIAMYALLIILFTFFYTFVQINPEKAAENLQKSGAYIHGVRPGKGTEEYMSKLLRRLATVGSLFLGVISILPIVAKDIFGLSEAVAFGGTSLLIIISTGIEGIKQLEGYLLKRKYVGFMDRTE
- the rplR gene encoding 50S ribosomal protein L18, whose product is MISKPDKNKLRQKRHRRVRGKLSGTADRPRLNVFRSNTGIYAQVIDDVAGVTLASASTLDKEVSKGTKTEQAVAVGKLVAERANAKGISEVVFDRGGYLYHGRVKALADAARENGLKF
- the rpsM gene encoding 30S ribosomal protein S13, encoding MARIAGVDIPNDKRVVISLTYVYGIGLATSKKILAAAGISEDVRVRDLTSDQEDAIRREVDAIKVEGDLRREVNLNIKRLMEIGSYRGIRHRRGLPVRGQNTKNNARTRKGKAVAIAGKKK
- the infA gene encoding translation initiation factor IF-1, whose translation is MAKDDVIEVEGKVVDTMPNAMFTVELENGHQILATVSGKIRKNYIRILAGDRVTVEMSPYDLTRGRITYRFK
- the rplF gene encoding 50S ribosomal protein L6, whose translation is MSRIGNKVIVLPASVEITNNDNVVTVKGPKGELTREFSKDIEIRVEGTEVTLHRPNDSKEMKTIHGTTRALLNNMVVGVSEGFKKELEMRGVGYRAQLQGSKLVLAVGKSHPDEVEAPEGITFELPNPTTIVVSGISKEVVGQTAAYVRSLRSPEPYKGKGIRYVGEFVRRKEGKTGK
- the rpmJ gene encoding 50S ribosomal protein L36 codes for the protein MKVRPSVKPICEYCKVIRRNGRVMVICPANPKHKQRQG
- a CDS encoding type Z 30S ribosomal protein S14, with the translated sequence MAKKSMIAKNKRPAKFSTQAYTRCEKCGRPHSVYRKFKLCRVCFRELAYKGQIPGVTKASW
- the rpsH gene encoding 30S ribosomal protein S8, which codes for MVMTDPIADFLTRIRNANQAKHEVLEVPASNIKKGIAEILKREGFVKNVEIIEDDKQGIIRVFLKYGPNGEKVITNLKRVSKPGLRVYKKREDLPKVLNGLGIAILSTSEGLLTDKEARQKNVGGEVIAYVW
- the rpsE gene encoding 30S ribosomal protein S5 yields the protein MAFKDNAVELEERVVAVNRVTKVVKGGRRLRFAALVVVGDHNGRVGFGTGKAQEVPEAIRKAVDDAKKNLIEVPMVGTTIPHEVLSEFGGAKVLLKPAVEGSGVAAGGAVRAVVELAGVADITSKSLGSNTPINIVRATVEGLKQLKRAEEVAALRGISVSDLA
- a CDS encoding adenylate kinase translates to MNLLIMGLPGAGKGTQAAKIVEQFHVAHISTGDMFRAAMANQTEMGVLAKSYIDKGELVPDEVTNGIVKERLSQDDIKETGFLLDGYPRTIEQAHALDKTLAELGIELEGVINIEVNPDSLLERLSGRIIHRVTGETFHKVFNPPVDYKEEDYYQREDDKPETVKRRLDVNIAQGEPIIAHYRAKGLVHDIEGNQDINDVFSDIEKVLTNLK
- the rplO gene encoding 50S ribosomal protein L15, whose translation is MKLHELKPAEGSRKVRNRVGRGTSSGNGKTSGRGQKGQKARSGGGVRLGFEGGQTPLFRRLPKRGFTNINAKEYAIVNLDQLNVFEDGAEVTPVVLIEAGIVKAEKSGIKILGNGELTKKLTVKAAKFSKSAEEAITAKGGSVEVI
- the rpmD gene encoding 50S ribosomal protein L30; translated protein: MAQIKITLTKSPIGRIPSQRKTVVALGLGKLNSSVIKEDNAAIRGMITAVSHLVTVEEVN